DNA from Brassica napus cultivar Da-Ae chromosome C4, Da-Ae, whole genome shotgun sequence:
cctccgtttcaatttaaatattgttctagaaaaaaaatttcgtttAAAAGTAAGtgttgttttatgattttaatgcaacatttattaataagattcttctatttattgttttattggttgaaatatggttagatgtatgggtaatgatgtttttattttaaaaatgtacaaaactaaatgtttcttaatctttgtgtaTAAGTCTAAAACGACAAATAAAGTGAAACGGAATGACTATTAACCATGCGGATTTTATTTAATGCcgattaattaaataaataactatttCTTGTACGTGAGAAATGCATGGCCCACGCTTATCCATCAATCTCcgctattttatatatatgctttactggtaatttaaaaacatttgatATTGTACGGATAATTAGTGATTGGTCCCAGAAAAAGTGTATTTTGTAGTTATAAAAAGCGTATTTGCAGAGGTgtggagttgtttgatggataTGTTACATGTGTACAcagataatataaatattttagagcaaaaactatattttatatatgtggcTACATACATATGCACTTATGTGATGAACGAACATaagacataatttttttttttttacgacgcCATCTTCTAAGATCAAGTGGTAGTCGGGTCTGAGTCGTTCCGAAGAGACGCTCTGTGCGGCTGTGTCTGATCTATATAGGAAAAAAGAGTACCGCTACATCTCACCTCCTTAGCGAGAGAATCTGCACACAAATTCATAGTTCTGGGTATGCGGGTGATGCTGAGCTCCGAGAAACCGTCTCTAAGAAGTCGGAAAGAAAAGAGCTTGGAGGCACCGGCTAGTCGGTAGGGTTTGCAATCATGTCCACCAGGTCGGAGCGATCCGTCTCCATTTGAACCGCGGTGCAATGTAACTCGCGTAAACAAGACATCGCCCATATGAGTCCTTCCATTTCTGCATGAAGGGCTGATAGGCTTTTCCGGCATCCTTGTAATCCAAATCTTTCGATTCCCATTGGGTCCTTGTAGAACCACCCTAGTCCACTAACCGTGCCATTATCGATCCATGACGCATCGATTTGACAGGTCGGGCGTTGGGGGAACATAGGGAGAGTCAAGGTAACTGAAGTCAAGGTAACTGAAGGAGCAGATCGtgcctcctcttcctcttcgtcCTCGGGTAAGTTCACTTTCTTCCAGCACTCGGCTTCGACGGAAGCTAGCTGAAGGGTGTCAATGGGTGATACCTCTCTTCCATTGAACAATTTATCGTTACgtgccttccaaatgtaccataggATCCATGGGAAGGTCTCAATAAGTGGTTTCATATAGGTcacatttttcttcttccaaaATAAGAAGTTCATGCTTTGATAAACAAATGTACTCGGGAAGTAACCCGGAATGGACGGATAGTCCGATAAAACCCACATCTGGAAGGCGGGGGAGCATTCAAAAAGAAGATGGTTAATGGTTTCTTCAGGGTCACCGCATCTAAGACAGCTCCTATCAGTGCCCAGATGTCTGTAGAGGAGTCTTTCGGTCGTCGCAATACCTGGATCCCAGTCCTAAGATATTATATAAACAACTCCTAACAATTTTGTATTTGTTCCTTTAATGGTGggggaaaaacaaaaaaaaacattaaaacatactATACTATTGggaaaacattaaaacaaatctattaagcaaaataattgaagtgagaaaagacaaaaaaaaaacaactgtGTATAAAGCCAAAACACATGATGGGTACATAAAATGCCGAACTTCCAGTTCAATTCCTCTGTACATATACGAGTATTCCCATAttaaccaaaaagaaaatgaaaaaaattgaacatcTCTCAAACTGGTAGGTAGGCCCTTTCCCTACatcatttctcatttttttttctctgtgacACTCTTCGCTTCAACAACAATTCACATTATTATGAAAAATTTGTATGGTTTAGTTTAAACATAAGATGTAATTTCCTCTTAGCTTTGCCTTTAGGTGTGTTTAGTTTACTGTCTCTTTTTAACGTCTAATCAGTaggaaaacaaaaaccaaaattaacccGAGAAATGTTAAACTGAactcatactttttttttaagaccACGAGAGTTATAAACCTTCGATCCATAATCTTTTTCAGTATCCAAAATTAGcttttaattttctaatttgATAAGTATAACACTCTAGCTAtgtaaaaaaaacacacaaaatacaaaataataatccaCTTATACTATCATTAAGCTACTAGTGCACCTTTGGTCTGACCCCATATGTTTATTCGTCATAACACAAAGACCTCTCCGAAACAAGTATGAGCCCTAGAAAGATTTATAGAGCTTTCCTCCATTTTGAGGTCAACGACCTACACTTGATCACTATTAATATCTTTCATTTCATCACATTATTGTTAAGGTTACTACTTTTTTCTCTCACTTATGTTAAATTATTTACCTCGCTATTACTTCATTATTACTTTTTAACAAATacttgtttcattttaaaactAGATAATAACAAAAGATGTTCTAAACATTTAGAATCACATAACTTGAAAGTGGCCAAAGacaaagaaatgaaaattttctataGCTAccaattttgaaatatatatatatatatatacagggTATAGTAGAATATGTCAAGTTTTACCTCTAGACGACGGCACATGTGCATGTATAGTTGTCGGACAATATATTTCATTCGATTCAAACGTTATAAATAGAAACTCAACTGGTAAAtggtaatattttaaataacccTTTTCACAACTGTTTTTGTATAAATTGATTTGACTAGTTCGAAGTGTAAGATCGACCTCAAGTACAAATACGACTCTATAATCTTAAAAGTTATGCACTAAACGaagtacaacaacaacaaatgaGGTCATCACTCATATCAGATAGATGTCATTAGGACAATTGATTAGCCTAGTTCAAAACCACATCTCCTCAACGTTTGTGTGCGTTGCCTGGTTATGCGTATGAATCTCTCTACGCACGTACAATATATATTACGgatatataacaaattttgacATCATCTTATACAtctgaaaattatattaatatatgtatctATAATCTTGTTACTTATCGTTTCATTTGGAAAGAGAGACTGCCGATTGTCGTTCAGCATAATATATAAGCAGTGTCTCAAATTATTTGAAATCCTTGTAGACTTTTTTTACCGAAAACCCTAGACGTTAATAGAAATAGAAAATCTTCTTACATATTAAACACGAAAAAATTCCAAACGTCAAGAGTTTTCGGATTGATTCTCAAAGTTAATTTTAGAAAAGATGCATGAAATATGTTGTCGTCCACTTACACAATAAAGCATGAAACATCGATGCATGAAGTCTAGACTTCCAAtgtctaaatataaaatatataatgctTTGTGATTGGGTCTTTTCATTATCATGTCTCCTCCTCACTTCCTTTTGCAATTCCTCATTTTAACCACAGCCACTACAATTCTCTTCAATCTAAGTCATAAATAAtagttatcatttatttctaCGTAAAAGAATATTCTATGAAATTTAAATTCCAGGAAATTTAGGAGCCTCGAAATTGCAATAATGTCCCATATATAGTTTGACTTCAATTAAACGCGCAAATCGTTAACATTACTCAAATAAACTTTGTAGGCAATTGATTCAGAAACAAGGACCGACCAACTCGAGAACAATGAATGGATATGATGCATCCTTATAAAAAGCTTCTTTTTTAATTGATAGTCGGAGTAATCAAAATGAAAACTCCCTCCGAATAGATGGTGAATGAAACGTTCTAACTTTAAGCCTATATAAGCCCAATGGGCTATCTAAGAAGGTAAGAGTTAGATTATTAGTAATGGGCTGAACTGTATTGATTATAGAACATAGCTAGAAATGATTATACTATAagatttataattgaaaaaacaTATATTCGACGTATTTTTAACGCTTAAGTGGATTTATTATATTAAGTAGAGATTTTTTCtgtcacacaaaaaaaaaataataataatcgcGAAACGTTGGAAGGCGAGGAGCATCGGCATCAGATCTCGTGCGGCggttgtttcttcggtacgttGATTccttctccatctctctctctctctctctctctcgctcgctTTACTGAGATCCGGATCCTTGCTGAGCTTCATGGCTCTGTTGTTTTCCCAGATCTGTTGTGTTTCTTTAACGAATAGTGATTCGCTAGTTTGCTATATTGGTTGATTGGCTAGATCAGGGCTCTTCTCTTGTTGTATTCAGGTCtaacaatcgatcgatgatTGGAAATTAATATCATCCTGATTCGATCAAGTTCTGAGGCAAGATTGATCAAATTGCgtttttgtaatcatataaTAATCTGTTAGTTTAGTTTGAATAAAGAAAGGAGATGGGGCTATCATTTGGGAAGCTGTTCAGCAAGCTGTTTGCGAAGAAAGAGATGCGTATTCTCATGGTTGGTCTCGATGCTGCTGGTAAGACCACCATCCTCTACAAGCTCAAGCTTGGTGAGATCGTCACCACCATTCCCACCATTGGTCAGTAATTTAACTGCCTGCCTATTCATCTCATCTATGTGAGAAGCTGGAAAtgttattgtttgtttttttttttttttaaaggtttcaATGTTGAAACTGTGGAGTACAAGAACATTAGCTTCACCGTCTGGGATGTCGGGGGTCAGGACAAGGTATCTTCTTATTTGTCATACCATTCTTTTGTTTGCTCGTAGAATTGTGAACCAGCTCTCTTCTTTACTAATGGTTTTTTTATATGCTCACTCATCCAGATCCGTCCGTTGTGGAGACACTACTTCCAGAACACACAGGGTCTTATCTTCGTCGTGGACAGCAACGATCGTGACCGTGTTGTTGAAGCCAGGGACGAGCTTCACAGGATGCTCAACGAggtaaatacttaaataatatcaatgtctttttattttattaattctcCATTTggttttttaacttctttttttttttttttgtatggtaGGATGAACTGAGGGATGCAGTTCTACTTGTTTTTGCTAACAAGCAAGATCTCCCCAACGCTATGAACGCTGCTGAGATTACTGACAAGCTTGGCCTTCACTCTCTCCGCCAACGTCACTGGTGAGCAACAAAACCTTTGTATAATAATATGTGAGCTTATCTGAACATTTGTGTAATATAACAGGTACATTCAGAGCACATGTGCCACCTCTGGAGAAGGACTCTACGAGGGACTTGACTGGCTCTCCAACAACATTGCTAACAAGGTATATTATAACTATTTATGATCTACTTTTCTCTCTTTAACTTCAAACAAGGTGGGTTAGATCCGAGACTAAGACACTTTTAACGTATGATGGTGCAGGCATAGAAAGGAGGTAGCAAGATTCCTCCCTGCTTGTTTGGTTTGTTTATAAAATCAAGGAAAGGGGTCTGTTTCGCTAGTACTATAAAAACGAAACCAAGATTTTATCATCacatgttcttcttcttcttcttctcgcaTCTCAAACTCAATATCATATCACATTTTGTACTTTCCTTTAATAACTCAGCTCTATttactttcggatattaatttctttattcaaatttgaacttCGGAAACTTACAATCTacaacacacaaaatacatgAAAGCGCACACAATAAGCAAAGaagtaagaaaacaaaaacacatgCCAACCTCAGAAGCCCATGAAAGCAGAGACAACATGTGTGGTTGTCGAGCCAACACAGCCCCCTATCCACTTACTGCCCGGACAGAACCCGAATCTACTTCACCGACGGTTTAACTTGTAAATGATTTCGATAATCAAGCGGCAGACGGTGCAGTCACGTACTTGACCGGTCCAGCTTCGGTAAGAGCGGAGATGAGCGGCTTCAGATTCACCACATCCGACTCTTCTACAAGGTCTCCGACAGATTTCTTGTAATCCAAGGAATCATCATTGTAGATATCCCACCATTTGTTAACTAACATTTTGATGTCTTCCCTCTCCATATTAGCTTCCTTCCCTGTGTATCTCCATGGCTTCGAACCCTGTAATTAGAAAGGCAAACAAAAATGTGTTAGAACTCAATAAGAAATCATTGGTCTAAACAAATAGAAGTTGGGATGTAAGATAACTCACCGCAGCACAGTAGTGAACCACCTTGACTTTATCGAGCTCCACATTTTCTGGATGACGCCATAGCATCGCTAGGACGAGATTGTAAACTAAAGGAATCGGCTTGTATATTTTCTTGAAGTACATGTTCAGAAAGTCCTGCGCAGTAAAACCCCACAACTTACAAAAGAGCAAGAAAACAGAACATAACAAGTAAGACTACTAACTTTTTCTTTCTTACCTGTTCAGCGAAAGGAGTCGGAGGAGTGATCTTTAAGGTTCTTAGCAGATCCTCGTAAGTATCTAGACCAGGTTCGAACACGAACATCCCGGCGTTGAAGTAAAGAGCCGGTGGTTCACCAAGCTCCGCCTTTGGCCACTGGACTTTCTCAGGGCATTGTTGGCAGTACCCGATCTTGTATTGGGGCGTGTGGCTCCATGTCTTCTCGCAGAAACAGTCCATCACCGCGTAGAAATAGCCATCAGGGAGATCGAACAAGTGATCGATGTTTTCGAAAACTTGAATGTCTCCATCCAAATATATCATTTTACTATACTCCACAAACTATACATTCACACAAAAGACAGAGCATTTTAACCATATTTCTTTTATAAGTTGGTTATTTTTCAAACTAACACAAAAAGGGTTACTAAAACGACGGCGCATTGTGAATTATAAAGTACCTTCCAGATACGGAGTTTGGAGTAGTTGATGACGTAATAAGCCATGGCAAACTGGGTTTGGTTCTCGGGTGGGTAAACGGGTTCGATCTCGCGGACAATGCAACCTTGTTCCACAAGTATACGACGGTGCTCCTCCGGGACGTCTGGTAATATCGCCACGACGAGTGGATAAGCGGATTTGACTTTCCTTAGTCCTTTGGCTAAACCTACGACTCCTT
Protein-coding regions in this window:
- the LOC106450883 gene encoding galactinol synthase 1-like, with the protein product MAPELIQTNTAKSAVTITKPSPPVHSDRAYVTFLAGNGDYVKGVVGLAKGLRKVKSAYPLVVAILPDVPEEHRRILVEQGCIVREIEPVYPPENQTQFAMAYYVINYSKLRIWKFVEYSKMIYLDGDIQVFENIDHLFDLPDGYFYAVMDCFCEKTWSHTPQYKIGYCQQCPEKVQWPKAELGEPPALYFNAGMFVFEPGLDTYEDLLRTLKITPPTPFAEQDFLNMYFKKIYKPIPLVYNLVLAMLWRHPENVELDKVKVVHYCAAGSKPWRYTGKEANMEREDIKMLVNKWWDIYNDDSLDYKKSVGDLVEESDVVNLKPLISALTEAGPVKYVTAPSAA
- the LOC106450958 gene encoding ADP-ribosylation factor 1 — translated: MGLSFGKLFSKLFAKKEMRILMVGLDAAGKTTILYKLKLGEIVTTIPTIGFNVETVEYKNISFTVWDVGGQDKIRPLWRHYFQNTQGLIFVVDSNDRDRVVEARDELHRMLNEDELRDAVLLVFANKQDLPNAMNAAEITDKLGLHSLRQRHWYIQSTCATSGEGLYEGLDWLSNNIANKA
- the LOC106354069 gene encoding uncharacterized protein LOC106354069 — protein: MKPLIETFPWILWYIWKARNDKLFNGREVSPIDTLQLASVEAECWKKVNLPEDEEEEEARSAPSVTLTSVTLTLPMFPQRPTCQIDASWIDNGTVSGLGWFYKDPMGIERFGLQGCRKSLSALHAEMEGLIWAMSCLRELHCTAVQMETDRSDLVDMIANPTD